The following is a genomic window from Deltaproteobacteria bacterium.
GCGGGTCGCGGCGACGGGCAACTGTAGAGAGACCTGTTCGATTGGACGAGGTATCCGCGCACCACCTCGGGCGGATGCAACCAAATGACGTGCGAGGGACCCATCGTCTGGGTCTCGGAGACGGATTCGGAGCGCGAGCCACCATCGATGAGTCCGAGGTAGACGCAGTCGTGCACGTCGCGAGTCACCGTCTTCGATGAGGTTGCACATGCGAACAGGATGACGGCACAGATCAATATGCGGAGCATGGGCGCCTCCCCGCAGAACGGCTTTGAGACAATTCTAACGCCAAAACGGCCAGTCCTCTGGAACGGACCGCCGGTAGACACGCAGCTCAGGCGAAATCCGCGGCGAGGAGCGACGGCAGCTGATCGAGCCGCTCGATCATGGAAACAACGACGCCTGCGGGCGTGGGCGCGCGCTTCCAGTTGAGCCATACGGAGGCGATGCCGGCGCGGCGTGGCGCCAACACGTCGTTGTCCAGGTCGTCGCCCACCATGAGCATCTGGGCGCGCGGAACGGCGAGCCGCGCTACGACGGCGTCCCAGAACCGCGCGTCCGCTTTCTTGAGGCCAAGGTCACGGAAGCAGAAGATCTCCGCCACGAAGGCGTCAAGCGCGACCCGCGCCAAGGCGCGGCGGATCGAGGTGCAATCGGAGATGGTGGCATTGGTGGCGACCGCGATGCGGTAGCGCGCCGCCA
Proteins encoded in this region:
- a CDS encoding HAD family hydrolase — translated: MALACVLFDWGDTLMSEDGPAETPMALWPEVRAIDGAGVVLRILAARYRIAVATNATISDCTSIRRALARVALDAFVAEIFCFRDLGLKKADARFWDAVVARLAVPRAQMLMVGDDLDNDVLAPRRAGIASVWLNWKRAPTPAGVVVSMIERLDQLPSLLAADFA